From the genome of Verrucomicrobiia bacterium, one region includes:
- a CDS encoding prepilin-type N-terminal cleavage/methylation domain-containing protein: MKSLNRSSTRPLSARAAGFTLIELLVVIAIIAILAALLLPVLGKAKDRAWLVNDMNNIRQVVLGANLFASDNEDFLPYASWTDCALRDSWCTAKGIPDGAGLADDAIWTKQIAYFRQSQLGSYVQNERVLTCPKDFAERSGGKAAADYARRTIKITSYLWNGSTISFNLNPKAEAMSRFKITQLRPTGMLMWEAPAEMEAYNFNDVGSYPHEGISQRHVNTRKASNQSENVGGVGTFGDLSGRSFTLKFSKWFTREYAGTGVWPATPAYDGPNDAWYNPASETGGMY, translated from the coding sequence ATGAAGAGCCTGAATCGCAGCTCAACTCGCCCTCTGTCCGCCAGAGCCGCAGGATTTACGTTGATCGAGTTACTGGTGGTAATAGCGATCATCGCCATTCTTGCCGCTCTGCTCTTGCCAGTACTTGGCAAAGCAAAGGATCGCGCCTGGCTGGTAAATGACATGAACAACATTCGGCAAGTCGTACTAGGGGCCAATCTATTCGCCAGCGACAACGAGGATTTCCTCCCTTATGCAAGCTGGACTGATTGCGCCCTGCGGGATTCGTGGTGTACCGCAAAAGGCATTCCGGATGGTGCCGGCCTGGCTGATGATGCTATTTGGACAAAACAAATCGCATATTTTCGGCAAAGCCAGCTTGGAAGCTACGTTCAAAACGAAAGAGTTCTGACCTGCCCGAAAGATTTTGCGGAACGGTCTGGTGGCAAAGCAGCAGCTGATTATGCTCGTCGCACTATTAAAATTACCAGTTACCTCTGGAACGGCTCCACCATTAGCTTCAACCTCAATCCAAAAGCAGAAGCGATGTCGCGATTCAAAATTACGCAACTGCGTCCGACCGGAATGTTGATGTGGGAGGCGCCTGCCGAGATGGAAGCCTACAACTTCAACGATGTCGGCAGTTATCCTCACGAAGGAATTTCCCAGCGCCATGTCAACACTCGCAAAGCCAGTAATCAAAGTGAGAATGTTGGCGGCGTTGGCACATTCGGCGATCTATCCGGGCGCTCCTTCACCCTGAAGTTTTCCAAGTGGTTTACCCGAGAGTACGCTGGAACAGGTGTCTGGCCCGCGACACCTGCTTATGATGGCCCAAACGACGCTTGGTATAACCCTGCTTCTGAAACTGGAGGCATGTATTGA
- a CDS encoding YkgJ family cysteine cluster protein — MPIFRECQRCTACCRWPGQVRLTEAEITRIAAFLKISEYDFIQRYTRLRSDRHGLVLQDQSDGACIFLEGDSCAIQSVKPQQCRDFPNLWHYPGAEQFCHAIPREVSTDEYVRLVAAATQRTPEDVREILRREAQ, encoded by the coding sequence ATGCCGATTTTTCGTGAATGTCAACGTTGCACTGCCTGTTGTCGCTGGCCGGGGCAGGTGCGTTTGACTGAGGCCGAAATCACCCGGATCGCGGCCTTCTTGAAAATCAGCGAATACGATTTCATCCAACGCTACACGCGATTGCGCTCGGATCGGCACGGCCTGGTCTTGCAAGATCAGTCGGACGGGGCGTGCATTTTTCTCGAAGGCGATTCTTGCGCCATCCAATCGGTCAAACCGCAGCAATGTCGCGATTTCCCCAACCTCTGGCACTATCCCGGGGCCGAACAATTCTGCCACGCCATTCCGCGTGAAGTCAGCACGGACGAATATGTGCGCCTCGTAGCCGCCGCCACGCAGCGGACGCCGGAAGACGTGCGGGAAATTCTGCGACGCGAAGCGCAATGA
- a CDS encoding nucleoside monophosphate kinase has translation MKYQTILLFGAPGSGKGTQGKILGTIPNFFHCACGDVFRSLSAANPLAKVFIEYTSRGQLVPDEPTVKLWRQFIKNNERIGRFNPEHDVLVLDGIPRNLQQAEILSATLDVRAILYLHCANFERLVQRLQRRALKENRLDDANLDVIRQRLKVYERETKPVLKYYGKKKIHRIDSTQSPTKVLRDILTRIHKVMP, from the coding sequence ATGAAATATCAGACCATCCTGCTGTTTGGAGCGCCCGGGTCCGGCAAAGGCACGCAAGGTAAAATTCTTGGGACCATTCCCAACTTTTTCCACTGCGCGTGCGGCGATGTTTTCCGCTCGCTTAGCGCGGCCAATCCGCTCGCCAAGGTATTCATCGAATACACCAGCCGCGGCCAGTTGGTGCCGGACGAACCCACGGTCAAGTTGTGGCGGCAGTTCATCAAAAACAACGAACGCATCGGACGATTTAATCCGGAGCATGACGTGTTGGTGCTGGATGGCATTCCGCGGAATTTGCAACAGGCGGAAATTCTCAGCGCAACGCTGGACGTGCGGGCGATTCTTTATCTCCACTGCGCCAATTTTGAACGACTGGTGCAGCGGTTGCAGCGCCGCGCCCTCAAGGAGAATCGTCTCGATGATGCGAATCTGGACGTCATCCGGCAACGGCTCAAGGTGTATGAGCGCGAAACCAAGCCGGTGCTGAAATACTACGGAAAGAAGAAAATTCATCGCATTGATTCCACGCAATCGCCCACCAAGGTGTTGCGCGACATTCTGACGCGCATTCACAAAGTCATGCCGTAA
- the fmt gene encoding methionyl-tRNA formyltransferase has product MAPLRIIFMGTPELAAVSLAALQREPNFQLVAAVTQPDRPKGRALKLQASPVKELALQAGIPVLQPLKARDDSFIAELRGWQPDLIAVAAFGQLLPQAILELPRLGCLNVHTSLLPRYRGASPIQSAILHDELETGVTIMKMDAGLDTGDILTQRRTPIHPEDNAATLHDRLAQLGAELLVATIPAYAAGEIQPRPQRHELATHCARIKKEQGRIDWAQPARAIWNRIRAFTPWPGAFTYLPTPPPPTLLKLWQAEVVEPAGVPGEILAADKAGIIIGCGTGSLRVTSLQREGGRRLTATEFLAGHPLPLGTKLS; this is encoded by the coding sequence ATGGCCCCGCTACGCATCATTTTCATGGGCACGCCGGAGTTGGCGGCTGTCAGTCTGGCGGCGCTCCAGCGCGAACCGAATTTTCAACTCGTGGCCGCCGTGACGCAGCCGGATCGCCCCAAAGGTCGCGCGCTCAAACTGCAAGCTTCACCGGTAAAAGAACTCGCGCTCCAAGCCGGTATTCCCGTGCTGCAGCCGCTCAAGGCCCGCGACGACTCATTCATCGCTGAATTGCGCGGCTGGCAGCCCGACCTCATCGCCGTTGCCGCGTTTGGCCAACTGTTACCTCAAGCCATTCTTGAGCTGCCTCGTCTGGGTTGCCTGAATGTGCATACTTCACTGCTGCCCAGGTATCGCGGCGCTTCACCGATTCAATCGGCAATTTTGCATGACGAACTGGAAACCGGGGTGACCATTATGAAGATGGACGCAGGTCTGGACACCGGCGACATTCTGACGCAGCGCCGCACCCCGATCCATCCCGAGGACAACGCCGCCACGCTCCATGATCGCCTCGCGCAACTCGGCGCGGAACTGCTGGTGGCAACCATTCCAGCTTACGCGGCGGGAGAAATTCAACCACGCCCGCAACGGCACGAGCTGGCGACGCACTGCGCGCGGATCAAAAAAGAGCAGGGCCGGATTGATTGGGCGCAACCGGCGCGCGCAATCTGGAATCGCATCCGGGCGTTCACGCCCTGGCCGGGCGCCTTCACTTATTTGCCGACTCCGCCCCCGCCAACGCTGCTAAAACTCTGGCAAGCGGAAGTGGTCGAACCAGCGGGTGTTCCGGGGGAAATTCTGGCGGCGGACAAAGCGGGAATCATCATCGGCTGCGGCACTGGTTCATTGCGCGTCACTTCGTTGCAACGCGAGGGAGGCCGGCGCCTGACAGCGACGGAATTTTTAGCCGGACATCCGCTGCCGCTGGGAACGAAACTTTCGTAA
- a CDS encoding galactokinase: MFTDVQACFKKHFGHAPTHTVQAPGRLEVLGNHTDYNHGLVMSVAVDKYISLAASPRTDGKVELVSSAFPQSEIFSISNIKSNPAATWADYVKGVLAQLKKRGVNFSGFNAAIHSTLPMGAGLSSSAALEVATALAVRRLSPFTLTENGLGTPPKADARGRLPHLAPAERMVFAKLCRAAENEFVGVPCGILDQTSSLFGKRAHVMEIDCAALTVGHAPLLGTVMVVCNSLVKHELVGGEYKELRDNCEAAAAKLGAKFLRTVELKQVLAAKDKLTPREFECAHHVVSEIARVVAGERSLRTDDLAQFGQYMFQSHESSRDFLKNSTKELDLLVALARKHPACLGARLTGGGFGGATINMVKHHEVESFIAHMTAGYEKAIGVKMTPLVCQVVDGAN, translated from the coding sequence ATGTTCACCGACGTCCAAGCTTGCTTCAAAAAACACTTTGGCCATGCGCCCACGCACACGGTCCAGGCGCCGGGTCGCCTCGAAGTTCTGGGCAATCACACGGATTACAACCACGGTCTGGTCATGTCCGTGGCGGTGGACAAATACATCAGCCTCGCCGCTTCGCCGCGCACGGATGGCAAGGTGGAACTGGTTTCCTCCGCCTTCCCTCAATCGGAAATTTTTTCCATCAGCAATATCAAATCCAACCCGGCGGCGACCTGGGCTGATTACGTCAAAGGGGTTCTGGCGCAACTCAAGAAACGCGGCGTTAATTTCAGCGGTTTCAATGCCGCCATCCATAGCACGTTACCGATGGGCGCGGGCCTGAGCAGTTCCGCCGCGCTCGAGGTTGCCACCGCGCTGGCCGTGCGCCGCTTGTCGCCTTTCACTCTGACGGAGAACGGTCTGGGCACGCCCCCCAAGGCCGATGCTCGAGGTCGCCTGCCCCATCTGGCGCCGGCGGAGCGAATGGTTTTTGCGAAACTGTGTCGCGCGGCTGAGAACGAATTCGTGGGCGTGCCCTGCGGTATTCTCGATCAGACTTCCTCGCTGTTCGGCAAACGGGCGCACGTCATGGAAATTGATTGCGCCGCGCTCACCGTCGGTCACGCGCCGTTGTTGGGCACGGTCATGGTGGTGTGTAATTCGCTGGTGAAACATGAACTGGTCGGCGGCGAATACAAGGAACTGCGCGACAACTGCGAAGCCGCCGCCGCCAAGCTCGGCGCAAAGTTCCTCCGTACCGTCGAGTTGAAACAAGTGCTCGCCGCGAAGGATAAATTGACGCCGCGCGAATTTGAATGTGCCCACCACGTCGTCAGCGAAATTGCTCGCGTGGTGGCCGGCGAGCGGTCGCTGCGCACCGACGATCTGGCGCAGTTCGGCCAATACATGTTCCAGAGCCATGAAAGCTCGCGGGATTTCCTCAAGAACAGCACCAAGGAACTCGACCTCCTCGTGGCTTTGGCGCGAAAACATCCGGCCTGCCTCGGCGCGCGACTCACGGGTGGCGGCTTCGGTGGCGCGACCATCAATATGGTCAAGCATCATGAAGTTGAAAGCTTCATCGCGCACATGACCGCCGGTTACGAGAAAGCCATCGGCGTGAAGATGACGCCGCTGGTTTGTCAGGTGGTGGACGGGGCGAATTGA
- a CDS encoding 4a-hydroxytetrahydrobiopterin dehydratase — protein sequence MKLASVEIKAARKAVPNWAKRGATISRTFVFKDFREAMKFVNAVAKIAERDRHHPDIDVRWNKVTLALTTHDVGGLTQNDFDLAQKFNRL from the coding sequence ATGAAGCTCGCATCGGTTGAAATTAAAGCCGCCCGCAAAGCGGTTCCCAATTGGGCCAAACGCGGCGCCACCATCTCGCGCACTTTTGTTTTCAAGGATTTTCGCGAGGCGATGAAGTTCGTCAATGCGGTTGCCAAAATCGCCGAGCGAGACCGGCATCATCCCGACATTGATGTGCGCTGGAACAAAGTAACGCTCGCGCTCACCACTCACGATGTCGGCGGCTTGACGCAAAACGATTTTGATTTGGCTCAAAAATTTAATCGCCTTTGA